One genomic window of Bacillus mycoides includes the following:
- a CDS encoding MFS transporter, which produces MKYFIYFIVIVAFLDTFSQLPIMSTFAQSLGGTPLVIGLVVGMYSFANMIGNIIAGAAVDKFGAKKILYISMGITSFIVLLYTVVQSGEQLLVVRFMHGFSDGFLIPAAFTFLSKQTNSARQGKAMALSGAAVGTAAIVGPAFSGIMKATAGIEWVFITISILMILGTIVSLFFLPNNVSRKDTSRTQMMNKEDMIELLRSEPLLQAYIGAFTLMFSQGIVTYMLPVKVEALALKASTTGMMLSVFGITAILFFLLPTNRIYDRFNRSKLMLIGIAVMALALSLLGLFATKGMLFIVMMIYGIGFAILFPAINALLVENTTDGNRGKAFGLFYAFFSLGVVAGSFTVGAIGASPSASFVIGTAFLLTFAGMIYVRSKVKKTMMG; this is translated from the coding sequence TTGAAATATTTTATTTACTTTATTGTTATCGTAGCGTTTTTAGATACATTTTCACAATTACCTATTATGAGTACTTTCGCTCAAAGCCTTGGAGGAACCCCTCTTGTTATCGGGCTAGTTGTCGGTATGTACTCATTCGCTAATATGATCGGTAATATTATTGCTGGAGCCGCTGTTGATAAATTTGGTGCAAAAAAAATCCTTTATATAAGCATGGGAATTACGAGTTTCATAGTCTTGTTATACACCGTTGTTCAAAGTGGTGAACAACTATTAGTTGTGCGCTTTATGCACGGTTTTAGTGACGGATTTTTAATTCCTGCTGCCTTTACGTTTTTATCAAAACAAACAAATTCAGCAAGGCAAGGTAAGGCAATGGCTCTATCTGGTGCTGCTGTTGGAACAGCGGCAATCGTAGGACCTGCTTTCAGCGGCATTATGAAAGCAACAGCTGGTATAGAGTGGGTGTTCATTACCATTTCTATTTTAATGATCCTTGGTACAATCGTATCCCTATTCTTCTTACCAAATAACGTATCAAGGAAAGATACATCAAGAACACAAATGATGAACAAAGAAGATATGATTGAACTATTGAGATCTGAACCTTTATTACAAGCATATATTGGTGCTTTCACACTAATGTTTTCACAAGGGATTGTCACTTATATGTTACCAGTAAAAGTTGAGGCGTTAGCACTTAAAGCATCTACAACAGGCATGATGTTAAGTGTATTCGGAATTACCGCTATCCTCTTCTTCTTACTGCCAACAAATCGCATTTACGATCGATTTAATCGTTCAAAACTAATGCTAATCGGGATTGCAGTAATGGCACTAGCGTTATCTTTACTCGGATTATTTGCAACAAAAGGCATGCTCTTTATCGTTATGATGATTTATGGAATTGGATTCGCTATCCTCTTCCCAGCAATTAATGCTTTACTTGTTGAAAATACAACAGATGGTAACCGAGGGAAAGCATTCGGATTGTTTTATGCATTCTTCTCGTTAGGAGTTGTTGCTGGCTCCTTTACAGTCGGAGCAATCGGGGCATCACCTAGCGCTAGCTTTGTTATCGGAACTGCATTCTTATTAACATTTGCTGGAATGATTTATGTAAGAAGCAAAGTAAAAAAAACAATGATGGGTTAA
- the bdhA gene encoding (R,R)-butanediol dehydrogenase: MKALLWHNQHDVRVEEVPEPTVRPGAVKIKVKWCGICGTDLHEYLAGPIFIPTEEHPLTHVKAPVILGHEFSGEVVEIGEGVTSHKVGDRVVVEPIYSCGKCEACKHGHYNVCEQLVFHGLGGDGGGFSEYTVVPEDMVHHIPDEMTYEQGALVEPAAVAVHAVRQSKLKEGEAVAVFGCGPIGLLVIQAAKAAGATPVIAVELSKERQELAKLAGADYVLNPATQDVLAEIRNLTNGLGVNVSFEVTGVEVVLRQAIESTSFEGQTVIVSVWEKDATITPNNLVLKEKEVIGILGYRHIFPAVIKLISSGQIQAEKLITKKITVDQVVEEGFEALVKDKKQVKILVSPK, translated from the coding sequence ATGAAAGCATTACTTTGGCATAATCAACATGATGTACGAGTAGAAGAAGTACCAGAACCAACTGTAAGACCAGGAGCAGTGAAAATTAAAGTTAAATGGTGTGGTATCTGCGGGACAGACCTGCATGAATATTTAGCAGGACCTATTTTTATTCCAACAGAAGAACATCCATTAACACACGTAAAAGCACCGGTTATTTTAGGTCATGAGTTTAGTGGTGAGGTAGTAGAAATTGGTGAAGGAGTTACATCTCATAAAGTGGGAGACCGCGTTGTTGTAGAACCAATTTATTCTTGTGGTAAATGTGAAGCTTGTAAACATGGACATTACAATGTTTGTGAACAACTTGTTTTCCACGGTCTTGGTGGAGACGGCGGTGGTTTCTCTGAATATACAGTAGTACCAGAAGATATGGTTCATCATATTCCAGATGAAATGACGTATGAACAAGGTGCGCTTGTAGAACCAGCAGCAGTAGCAGTTCATGCAGTACGTCAAAGTAAATTAAAAGAGGGTGAAGCTGTAGCTGTATTTGGTTGTGGCCCGATTGGGCTTCTTGTAATCCAAGCAGCAAAAGCAGCAGGAGCAACTCCTGTTATCGCAGTGGAACTTTCTAAAGAACGTCAAGAGCTAGCTAAATTAGCAGGTGCTGATTACGTATTAAATCCAGCAACTCAAGATGTACTAGCAGAAATTCGTAACTTAACAAATGGTTTAGGTGTAAATGTTAGCTTTGAAGTAACAGGTGTTGAAGTTGTACTTCGTCAGGCAATTGAAAGTACAAGCTTTGAAGGCCAAACTGTAATTGTTAGTGTGTGGGAAAAAGATGCGACAATTACTCCGAACAACCTTGTATTAAAAGAAAAAGAAGTTATCGGTATTCTTGGATATCGTCATATATTCCCAGCTGTTATTAAATTAATTAGCTCTGGCCAAATTCAAGCAGAGAAATTAATTACGAAAAAAATTACAGTGGACCAAGTTGTTGAAGAAGGCTTTGAAGCACTTGTAAAAGATAAAAAACAAGTGAAAATTCTTGTTTCACCTAAATAA
- a CDS encoding potassium channel family protein has translation MLSFMLTLKRMLRACLRAWKDKEFQVLFVLTILTLTSGTIFYSTVEGLRPLDALYFSVVTLTTVGDGNFSPQTDFGKVFTILYIFIGIGLVFGFIHKLAVNVQLPSILSKRKKE, from the coding sequence ATGCTTTCATTTATGTTGACATTGAAACGGATGTTAAGAGCCTGTTTACGAGCATGGAAAGATAAAGAGTTTCAAGTGTTATTCGTATTAACAATTTTGACATTAACATCGGGGACGATTTTTTATAGTACAGTTGAAGGGTTACGTCCTCTTGACGCTTTATATTTTAGTGTGGTCACGTTGACGACTGTCGGTGATGGGAATTTTAGTCCGCAAACTGATTTTGGAAAGGTATTTACGATCTTATACATATTTATCGGGATTGGATTAGTGTTTGGATTTATTCATAAATTGGCAGTTAATGTGCAACTGCCAAGTATATTATCGAAAAGAAAAAAAGAGTAA
- the cerA gene encoding phospholipase CerA codes for MKKKVLALAAAITLVAPLQSVAFAHENDGGQRVGVIPRWSAEDKHKEGVNSHLWIVNRAMDIMSRNTTLVKQDQVALLNEWRTELENGIYAADYENPYYDNSTFASHFYDPDNGKTYIPFAKQAKETGAKYFKLAGESYKNKDMKQAFFYLGLSLHYLGDVNQPMHAANFTNLSYPQGFHSKYENFVDTIKDNYKVTDGNGYWNWKGTNPEDWIHGAAVVAKQDYSGIVNDNTKDWFVKAAVSQEYADKWRAEVTPMTGTRLMDAQRVTAGYIQLWFDTYGNR; via the coding sequence ATGAAAAAGAAAGTTCTTGCTTTAGCAGCAGCTATTACGTTAGTAGCGCCATTACAAAGCGTTGCATTTGCTCATGAAAACGATGGAGGACAGAGAGTTGGAGTTATTCCGCGCTGGTCTGCTGAAGATAAGCATAAAGAAGGCGTAAACTCTCATCTATGGATTGTAAACCGTGCAATGGATATTATGTCTCGTAATACAACACTTGTAAAACAAGATCAAGTTGCACTATTAAATGAATGGCGTACGGAGTTAGAGAACGGTATTTATGCTGCTGACTATGAAAATCCTTATTATGATAATAGCACATTTGCTTCACACTTCTATGACCCTGACAATGGAAAAACTTATATTCCATTTGCAAAGCAGGCAAAGGAAACTGGAGCTAAATATTTCAAATTAGCAGGTGAGTCATACAAAAATAAAGATATGAAACAAGCATTCTTCTATTTGGGGTTATCTCTTCATTATTTAGGGGATGTAAATCAACCGATGCATGCAGCAAACTTTACAAATCTTTCGTATCCACAAGGGTTCCATTCTAAATATGAAAACTTTGTAGATACGATAAAAGATAATTATAAAGTAACGGATGGAAATGGATATTGGAACTGGAAAGGTACAAATCCAGAAGATTGGATTCATGGAGCGGCAGTAGTTGCGAAACAAGATTACTCTGGCATTGTAAATGATAATACGAAAGATTGGTTCGTGAAAGCAGCTGTATCACAAGAATATGCAGATAAATGGCGCGCTGAAGTTACACCAATGACAGGTACGCGATTAATGGATGCACAACGTGTTACTGCTGGATACATCCAGCTTTGGTTTGATACGTACGGAAATCGTTAA
- the sph gene encoding sphingomyelinase C, with amino-acid sequence MKGKLLKGVLSFGIGLGALYSGSSAQAEMSTNQNDTLKVMTHNVYMLSTNLYPNWGQNERADLIGAADYMKNQDVVILNEVFDNSASNRLLGNLKKEYPNQTAVLGRSSGSEWDKTLGNYSSSTPEDGGVAIVSKWPIVEKIQYVFKKGCGPDNLSNKGFVYTKVKKNDRFVHVIGTHLQAEDSMCGKTSPASVRTKQLQEIQEFIKNKNIPNNDYVLIGGDMNVNKINAENNSDSEYASMFKTLHASIPSYTGHTATWDATTNSIAKYNFPDSPAEYLDYIITSKDHANPSYIENKVLQSKSPQWTVTSWLKKYTYNDYSDHYPVEATISMK; translated from the coding sequence GTGAAAGGTAAATTGCTAAAAGGTGTACTTAGCTTTGGTATTGGTTTAGGAGCTTTATATAGTGGATCTTCAGCTCAAGCAGAAATGTCTACAAATCAAAATGATACGTTAAAAGTAATGACCCATAATGTATATATGTTATCAACGAATTTATATCCAAACTGGGGACAAAATGAGCGTGCGGATTTAATTGGGGCAGCGGATTATATGAAAAATCAAGATGTTGTTATATTAAATGAAGTGTTTGATAATAGTGCTTCAAATCGCTTATTAGGAAATTTGAAGAAAGAATATCCAAATCAAACGGCAGTATTAGGTCGTAGTAGTGGAAGCGAGTGGGATAAGACGTTAGGCAACTATTCATCTTCGACTCCTGAAGATGGAGGTGTAGCGATTGTGAGTAAATGGCCAATTGTTGAAAAGATTCAATATGTATTCAAAAAAGGCTGTGGACCAGATAACTTATCAAATAAAGGATTTGTATACACAAAAGTTAAGAAAAATGATCGTTTTGTGCATGTAATTGGGACTCATTTACAAGCTGAAGATAGTATGTGTGGAAAAACTTCGCCGGCATCTGTACGTACAAAACAGCTACAAGAAATTCAAGAGTTTATTAAAAATAAAAATATACCAAATAACGATTATGTGTTAATTGGTGGTGATATGAATGTGAATAAAATAAATGCTGAAAACAATAGTGACTCAGAGTACGCATCCATGTTCAAAACATTGCACGCTTCTATTCCATCTTATACTGGACATACTGCAACTTGGGATGCGACGACAAACAGTATTGCGAAATATAACTTCCCCGATAGCCCTGCCGAGTATTTAGATTATATTATTACAAGTAAGGACCATGCTAATCCATCGTATATAGAGAATAAGGTGTTACAGTCGAAATCGCCACAATGGACTGTTACGTCATGGCTCAAAAAATATACATATAATGATTACTCGGATCATTATCCAGTAGAGGCGACTATTTCTATGAAGTAG
- a CDS encoding amino acid deaminase/aldolase, whose translation MDRGIFKEVPLPCAFLDEVALERNIQSIIELSGDKKIRIASKSLRSVPIMKKILAANNRFQGIMCFSPREALFLIEQGFNDLLLGYPAYDERALYEISLLTKQGHIITCMVDCEDHIVYLEKIAEKSKGCFRVCLDIDMSSRFLKFHFGVKRSPVKDVQSALKIVEKVKGSSYLILDGVMGYEAQIAGVGDHIPNQWMKSKVVSYLKKKSVLEIKERRGRIVKELKNLGSELRFVNGGGTGSIKTTEQDNSVTEITVGSAFYSPKLFDYYKEVKFQPAVGFALPVVRKPAPFTYTCLGGGYIASGAVGKDKEPVVWRPGGAKLLALEGAGEVQTPIFYNGEERVDIGDSILFRHSKAGELCERFPVLYRIKQGEIVGEYSTYRGDGQCFL comes from the coding sequence GTGGATAGAGGAATTTTTAAGGAAGTTCCATTACCGTGTGCATTTTTAGATGAAGTGGCTTTAGAGAGGAATATTCAATCGATTATAGAGTTAAGTGGAGATAAGAAGATTCGCATAGCGAGTAAATCATTACGCTCTGTTCCAATTATGAAAAAGATTTTAGCTGCAAATAATCGCTTTCAAGGTATTATGTGTTTTTCTCCTAGAGAAGCTTTGTTTTTAATTGAACAAGGATTTAATGATCTACTGCTCGGATATCCTGCTTATGATGAAAGAGCTTTATATGAAATTAGTTTGCTAACAAAGCAAGGGCACATTATAACTTGTATGGTGGATTGTGAAGACCATATTGTTTATTTAGAAAAAATTGCTGAGAAGTCTAAAGGGTGTTTTCGCGTTTGTTTGGATATTGATATGAGTAGTCGTTTTTTAAAATTTCATTTTGGTGTAAAAAGATCCCCGGTAAAAGATGTGCAGAGCGCTTTGAAAATAGTAGAAAAGGTGAAGGGTTCATCATATTTAATACTAGATGGTGTAATGGGATATGAAGCTCAAATTGCCGGGGTGGGGGATCATATACCGAATCAATGGATGAAAAGTAAAGTGGTTTCGTATTTAAAGAAGAAATCAGTGTTAGAGATTAAAGAAAGAAGAGGACGTATCGTAAAAGAACTAAAAAACCTTGGTAGTGAACTAAGATTTGTAAATGGGGGAGGAACGGGAAGTATAAAAACAACGGAGCAAGATAACTCAGTTACGGAGATTACTGTAGGATCCGCCTTTTACTCTCCTAAACTGTTTGACTATTATAAAGAAGTAAAATTTCAGCCAGCCGTTGGATTTGCTTTACCAGTTGTGCGTAAACCAGCTCCGTTTACGTATACTTGCCTAGGCGGCGGATATATTGCCTCAGGTGCAGTTGGTAAAGATAAAGAGCCTGTGGTTTGGCGACCGGGTGGTGCAAAACTATTAGCTTTAGAAGGTGCTGGTGAAGTGCAAACGCCAATTTTTTATAACGGTGAGGAACGAGTGGATATAGGAGATTCTATCTTGTTTCGTCATAGTAAAGCTGGAGAGTTATGTGAGCGTTTTCCTGTTTTGTATCGCATTAAACAAGGGGAAATTGTTGGAGAGTATTCAACATATCGGGGGGATGGACAATGCTTTCTATAA
- a CDS encoding D-arabinono-1,4-lactone oxidase, with the protein MLSIKGQKWRNWTGNVEGTPHYTMYPKSIQDVVEVVGLARKKGKKIRVVGSGHSFTPLVQTEEILVSLDELKGIMNIDAEKMTVEVWAGTKLHDLGKLLQEKGYAQENLGDIDSQSIAGAISTGTHGTGVTFGSLSTQVIEITAVLSTGESIVCSETKNVEYWRAFQLSLGMLGIIVKIKLKVISAYSLVYESEKQALSTVMNKLEEYKKNRHFEFFIFPYSDEVQVKFTNETTSKESDLKWHKLKVELLENRMFSLLSKGCKWFPSISKGVSRLSAKAVPNTKIIGASYEVFATSRTVPFYEMEYSVPSKYMRTVVEEISNLIEKKKYKVHFPIECRYVKGDDIWLSPAYGRDSAYIAVHMYKGMTYAAYFGEVEKIFLKYEGRPHWGKMHTLTYEKLQNIYPKLYSFLKVRKSLDETGMFLNPYTEKLFTIMKKS; encoded by the coding sequence ATGCTTTCTATAAAGGGACAAAAATGGAGAAATTGGACAGGGAATGTAGAAGGAACACCGCATTATACGATGTATCCAAAAAGTATACAAGATGTAGTAGAAGTTGTGGGGCTTGCACGAAAAAAAGGAAAGAAAATTCGTGTTGTCGGTTCAGGGCATTCTTTTACACCTCTTGTGCAAACGGAAGAAATTTTAGTTTCTTTAGATGAATTGAAGGGCATTATGAATATTGATGCAGAGAAGATGACTGTTGAAGTGTGGGCGGGAACAAAGTTACATGATTTAGGGAAGTTACTTCAGGAAAAAGGTTATGCGCAAGAAAATTTAGGGGATATTGATTCACAATCTATTGCGGGAGCGATTAGTACGGGAACTCATGGGACGGGTGTTACATTTGGGAGTTTATCAACACAAGTTATAGAGATTACGGCAGTTTTATCTACAGGCGAGAGTATAGTTTGTTCAGAAACCAAGAACGTCGAATATTGGAGAGCATTTCAGTTATCGCTTGGAATGCTAGGTATCATTGTAAAGATAAAATTAAAGGTTATCTCAGCGTATTCGCTTGTTTATGAAAGTGAAAAACAAGCATTATCTACTGTAATGAACAAACTAGAAGAATATAAGAAGAATCGTCATTTTGAATTTTTCATTTTTCCTTATTCAGATGAAGTGCAAGTGAAATTTACAAACGAAACAACGAGTAAAGAAAGTGATTTGAAATGGCATAAACTAAAGGTGGAGTTACTGGAAAATAGGATGTTCTCTTTATTATCTAAAGGGTGTAAATGGTTTCCTTCTATAAGCAAGGGAGTAAGTCGATTATCAGCTAAGGCTGTACCGAACACGAAAATAATTGGCGCAAGCTATGAAGTGTTCGCTACATCACGTACAGTTCCATTTTATGAAATGGAGTATAGTGTTCCTTCAAAGTATATGAGGACTGTTGTAGAAGAGATTTCAAATCTTATTGAAAAGAAAAAGTATAAGGTACACTTCCCGATTGAATGCCGTTATGTGAAAGGTGATGATATATGGCTCAGTCCAGCGTACGGAAGAGATTCAGCGTATATTGCTGTTCATATGTATAAAGGTATGACGTATGCTGCTTATTTTGGTGAAGTGGAGAAAATTTTTCTAAAGTATGAAGGTCGCCCGCATTGGGGGAAAATGCATACGTTAACGTACGAGAAATTACAAAATATATATCCAAAACTATATTCGTTTCTAAAGGTGAGGAAGTCATTAGATGAAACAGGAATGTTTTTAAACCCTTACACTGAAAAATTATTTACGATTATGAAAAAAAGCTGA
- a CDS encoding VanZ family protein, whose translation MTAYLFPVKTAFILFPILAMFLLIPFLIFNYRKYGYLNKWRSFILYSLLLYLLNAYFLVILPLPQTYDTCSLQPANTQHMQLSPFYFIQEISNHTSAILTKPTTYFLLLKESAFLQVAFNVLLTVPFGIYLRYYFRRSFLQTICISFCLSLFFELTQVTGLYGIYNCAYRLFDIDDLFLNTLGGIIGFIIAPIFTYFLPKASELDSHIDLETKPVGFVRRLIAMQIDWIFLSIVVPFIKNKGNSLFISNIQSYTNVYELLFIACSILIYFIIIPYFTNGRTIGKALLRIYIKGQAERITLKELFIRYGIFYFILGGINYILSSSSILNHTEPLVLLVILLFQFVINGLFIIHVLLHVFSSDKLLFYERISHTRNAITLKKADK comes from the coding sequence TTGACTGCATATTTATTTCCAGTAAAAACAGCTTTTATTTTATTTCCTATTTTAGCAATGTTTCTATTAATTCCTTTTTTAATATTTAATTATCGAAAATACGGTTATTTAAATAAATGGCGCTCATTTATTTTATACTCATTATTACTTTACTTATTAAATGCCTATTTTCTTGTTATTTTGCCGTTACCACAAACGTATGATACTTGTAGCCTACAACCCGCTAATACACAGCATATGCAACTCTCACCATTTTATTTCATACAAGAGATTAGTAACCATACATCGGCAATTTTAACGAAACCAACTACTTATTTCTTGTTATTAAAAGAATCTGCATTTTTACAAGTTGCTTTTAACGTTCTATTAACCGTTCCATTCGGTATTTACTTACGTTATTATTTCCGACGTAGTTTCTTACAGACTATTTGTATTTCTTTTTGTCTTTCACTATTTTTCGAGCTAACACAGGTAACTGGATTATATGGTATATATAATTGTGCCTATCGCCTATTCGATATAGACGATTTGTTTTTAAATACATTAGGAGGAATCATTGGTTTTATTATCGCACCAATATTTACGTACTTCCTTCCGAAAGCGAGCGAGTTAGATAGTCATATTGATTTAGAAACGAAACCAGTTGGATTCGTTCGTCGTCTCATTGCTATGCAAATTGATTGGATTTTCTTATCTATCGTTGTACCTTTCATTAAAAACAAAGGGAACTCACTATTTATTTCTAACATCCAATCTTATACAAATGTATACGAACTCCTTTTCATTGCATGTTCAATCTTAATTTACTTTATTATCATCCCATACTTTACAAATGGAAGAACAATAGGGAAAGCGTTGCTTCGTATTTACATTAAAGGACAAGCAGAGCGTATTACACTAAAAGAATTATTCATTCGTTACGGTATATTCTATTTCATTTTAGGTGGAATCAATTATATTCTTTCTAGTAGCTCTATCTTAAATCATACAGAGCCTTTAGTATTACTGGTTATATTGTTATTCCAATTCGTAATTAACGGGCTATTTATTATTCATGTTTTATTACATGTATTTAGCAGTGATAAATTACTATTTTACGAGCGTATTAGTCATACAAGAAATGCAATTACACTTAAAAAAGCTGACAAATAA
- a CDS encoding undecaprenyl-diphosphate phosphatase — MEQFYYILKYLILGLFQGLTEPIPISSSGHLVLAQHLLGLKIEGFSFELLVNSASLLAVLLIYRNDLIRLTKNGLSYIFTRAEDAKSDFFFIIYLVIATIPAGVIGVLFKDYIDHYLKGVKMVGISLLITAIGLWIIRNLRGRKNDGDLSMKDAIIIGLAQACALIPGISRSGATIVAAMLLGMKQETALRFSFLLYIPVSLGGLLLSITDIANDPNLDTLLVPYIVAFIATFIMTYISLKWFMNIMAKGNLKYFSFYCIIVGLLTIIFL; from the coding sequence ATGGAACAATTTTACTACATTTTAAAATACTTAATTCTTGGTCTGTTCCAAGGACTAACAGAGCCAATTCCGATTTCTTCAAGCGGTCACCTCGTTTTAGCACAGCATTTGCTAGGACTAAAAATAGAAGGGTTTAGCTTCGAACTACTTGTTAATTCAGCTTCATTATTAGCTGTATTACTTATTTATAGAAATGATTTAATTCGTCTAACGAAGAATGGTCTATCTTATATATTTACAAGAGCAGAAGACGCAAAATCAGATTTCTTCTTCATTATTTACCTTGTTATTGCAACCATTCCAGCAGGTGTAATTGGAGTTTTATTTAAAGATTATATCGACCACTATTTAAAAGGTGTTAAAATGGTTGGGATTTCCCTTCTAATTACTGCTATCGGCCTTTGGATTATTCGAAACTTACGTGGACGTAAAAATGATGGCGACCTTTCTATGAAAGATGCAATCATTATTGGTCTAGCACAAGCTTGCGCACTAATTCCTGGTATAAGCAGATCAGGTGCTACAATCGTAGCGGCAATGTTACTTGGTATGAAGCAAGAAACAGCTCTTCGCTTCTCCTTCTTACTATACATTCCTGTTAGCTTAGGTGGTTTATTGTTAAGTATTACAGACATTGCAAACGATCCAAATTTAGATACATTACTTGTACCTTATATTGTTGCTTTCATCGCAACATTTATCATGACATATATTTCATTAAAATGGTTTATGAACATTATGGCAAAAGGAAATTTAAAATATTTCTCTTTCTACTGTATTATCGTAGGTTTACTAACTATCATTTTCTTATAA
- a CDS encoding methyl-accepting chemotaxis protein: MFTQKKALQHKIDQLENRIQELEAELKQKDIEKQETISSIHNRIQSVMQEHELVNNQHHTLQNLIQQLNACFENVSMRTTHSNELNNEMLQKEHNLIQSIEEIIDCSNEGKESVHRLLIVINKLGEQSQRTSNSMNHLSERSKEIEQIVEVIQNIAAQTNLLALNASIEAARAGEHGKGFAVVANEVRKLAESTAESTKNIGNLTKKIQEEIEKAYENTKDNLHLVDEGVEMSADTNARIENILIMIQTLQNGATNVIQAIENQKSCNDDILREFANTQQMFQKLNTTIMSHIHDAEKVDVQLTKGLQETVSSH, translated from the coding sequence ATGTTTACTCAAAAGAAGGCACTCCAACATAAAATTGATCAGTTAGAAAATCGTATACAAGAATTAGAAGCAGAATTAAAACAAAAAGATATTGAAAAACAAGAGACTATTTCTTCTATCCACAATCGTATACAAAGCGTTATGCAAGAGCACGAACTTGTCAATAACCAACATCATACACTCCAAAACTTAATTCAACAATTGAACGCATGCTTTGAAAATGTTTCTATGCGTACTACACATTCCAACGAATTAAATAACGAAATGCTGCAAAAAGAGCACAACTTAATTCAATCTATTGAAGAAATTATCGATTGCTCTAATGAAGGAAAAGAATCCGTTCATCGCTTACTCATTGTAATTAATAAATTAGGTGAACAATCACAACGTACTTCTAATAGTATGAATCATTTAAGCGAACGCTCTAAAGAAATTGAACAAATTGTAGAAGTGATTCAAAACATTGCAGCACAAACAAATTTACTAGCATTGAATGCAAGTATTGAAGCTGCACGTGCTGGCGAACATGGTAAAGGATTCGCTGTTGTTGCCAATGAAGTAAGAAAACTAGCAGAAAGCACAGCTGAAAGTACAAAAAATATCGGCAACTTAACGAAAAAAATTCAAGAAGAAATTGAAAAAGCATACGAAAACACAAAAGATAATTTACATTTGGTCGATGAAGGTGTAGAAATGAGTGCCGATACAAACGCTAGAATCGAAAATATTTTAATCATGATTCAAACGTTACAAAATGGTGCTACAAATGTTATTCAAGCAATTGAAAACCAAAAATCTTGTAATGATGATATATTAAGAGAATTTGCAAACACTCAACAAATGTTCCAAAAATTAAATACTACTATTATGAGCCATATTCATGATGCTGAAAAAGTCGATGTTCAATTGACTAAAGGTCTTCAAGAAACAGTATCTTCTCATTAA